One segment of Thermococcus profundus DNA contains the following:
- a CDS encoding ABC transporter substrate-binding protein, whose amino-acid sequence MRRASIFLLVFLLLGAVFAAGCIGGGGSATSSPTPAKTATPNSETTTTTSSSSTTTAVTTTTTTATERPYYPLNVTDYLNRTVEIKKEPRRVVTLAPFITGDLYYLGLFDRVVGVTDYDDFPRAVNNVTRIGGYGKYANLEIIASLKPDLIIADTYSQAILDKLEEIAPVVVLRAHTVDDIKGNLILLGKVFNAQNKAEEAVSTFQSQLDEISSAVASEQRVKVFYVVWNNPLQTAGGDSFISTLIHLAGGVNIFNDTNGWPTVSREQVLVRDPQVIILTPHCGMDVEDAYHEFSGTTAARDGRIYMIENENDLIHPSPRLVNGLEILARLLHPDAFAEKYPMTITDFENRTVTIEKEPQRIVSLAPSITETLFYIGAGDKLVGVTQWADWPAPVKNITKVGGYGKYANLEIIASLKPDLIIADDYSLSILDKLEEIAPVVIVAPKSVDGIYRQIELLGKITNREEGARLVIGDMKGEIEYVSSKVSNLTKPKVFFILSYYQGYWTAGKGTFMDSVITLAGGVNVFNDTNGWVKVSEEQVIARDPDVIVVLPTAGINATELCSGPFASTEAVKSGRVYTATDSNAYQRPSPRIVVAIKEMAEFLHPEAFGVSPSTQACQAVSAP is encoded by the coding sequence ATGAGGAGAGCGTCCATATTCCTGCTGGTTTTCCTTCTCCTGGGCGCGGTCTTTGCCGCCGGCTGTATCGGTGGGGGCGGCTCGGCCACTTCAAGCCCCACCCCGGCTAAAACCGCAACACCAAACTCCGAAACTACCACCACTACCTCTTCAAGCTCTACCACGACTGCAGTAACTACAACAACGACCACTGCCACAGAAAGGCCTTATTATCCGCTGAACGTTACCGACTATCTCAACCGGACAGTTGAAATCAAGAAAGAACCCCGGAGGGTCGTCACCCTAGCACCTTTCATAACTGGGGATCTCTACTATCTGGGTCTGTTTGACAGGGTCGTTGGCGTTACAGACTACGACGACTTCCCCCGGGCTGTGAACAACGTGACTCGGATAGGCGGCTACGGTAAGTACGCCAACCTTGAGATCATAGCGAGTCTCAAGCCGGACCTCATAATCGCGGACACCTACTCGCAGGCCATCCTTGATAAGCTTGAGGAGATCGCCCCAGTCGTTGTCCTCAGGGCCCATACCGTTGATGACATAAAGGGCAATCTTATCCTCCTCGGCAAGGTCTTCAATGCCCAGAATAAGGCGGAGGAAGCTGTCTCGACTTTCCAGTCCCAGCTGGATGAGATAAGCTCTGCCGTTGCCTCCGAACAGAGGGTTAAGGTTTTCTACGTGGTCTGGAACAACCCCCTGCAGACCGCTGGTGGGGACTCTTTCATAAGCACGCTCATACACCTTGCCGGGGGCGTTAACATCTTCAACGACACGAACGGCTGGCCGACCGTCAGCAGGGAACAGGTCCTTGTTAGGGATCCCCAGGTTATCATCCTCACGCCCCACTGCGGTATGGACGTAGAGGACGCCTACCACGAGTTCTCGGGAACGACAGCGGCTAGGGACGGCAGGATATACATGATAGAGAACGAGAACGACCTCATTCATCCGAGCCCCAGGCTGGTCAACGGCCTTGAGATACTGGCCAGACTTCTCCACCCCGATGCCTTTGCCGAGAAGTATCCTATGACCATTACGGACTTTGAAAACAGGACGGTCACTATAGAGAAGGAACCCCAGAGAATAGTCTCGCTGGCGCCAAGCATAACGGAGACGCTGTTCTACATAGGTGCTGGGGACAAGCTCGTCGGTGTTACCCAGTGGGCCGACTGGCCGGCTCCCGTGAAGAACATAACGAAGGTTGGTGGATACGGCAAGTACGCCAACCTTGAGATCATAGCGAGCCTCAAGCCGGACCTCATAATCGCGGACGATTACTCCCTCTCGATCCTGGACAAGCTTGAGGAAATCGCCCCCGTCGTTATCGTTGCACCTAAAAGCGTTGACGGGATATACAGGCAGATAGAACTTCTCGGGAAGATCACCAACAGGGAGGAGGGAGCCAGGCTCGTCATCGGGGACATGAAGGGTGAGATAGAGTACGTTTCATCGAAGGTTTCCAACCTCACCAAGCCCAAGGTCTTCTTCATCCTCAGCTACTACCAGGGCTACTGGACAGCGGGTAAGGGTACTTTCATGGACAGCGTCATAACCCTCGCCGGAGGAGTTAACGTCTTCAACGACACGAACGGCTGGGTGAAGGTGAGCGAAGAGCAGGTGATCGCCAGGGATCCGGATGTGATCGTCGTCCTCCCAACCGCTGGCATCAATGCCACCGAGCTCTGCAGTGGGCCCTTTGCATCCACGGAGGCCGTGAAATCAGGAAGGGTCTACACCGCCACCGATTCAAACGCCTACCAGAGGCCCAGCCCAAGGATAGTCGTTGCCATAAAGGAGATGGCCGAGTTCCTTCACCCCGAGGCTTTTGGAGTCAGCCCCAGCACGCAGGCATGCCAAGCTGTCTCTGCCCCTTGA
- a CDS encoding D-aminoacyl-tRNA deacylase, which yields MRVIMTTKVDLASMNIKEKLIEHFGFEELGEAFDGNPVFGRGGDVILTTNEEMIYYDNLDLAIEEQLGTQPKLIIFASRHSSKAKMPALTTHVTGNWGKAMYGGKDESLAVAHPYAMKLALLKLNELNDLGWTVCYEATHHGPSELDVPSLFIEIGSSEEEWVNDRAGEILAETIVYILRELDRGSSERKFVPALGIGGGHYAPKQTKRAIEGDLAFGHILPKYAQPVDEAMLLKAIERTHGGIEAVYVDWKGTRGETRQMARELASKLGLEFIRD from the coding sequence ATGAGGGTAATAATGACGACTAAGGTTGATCTTGCTTCGATGAACATTAAAGAGAAGCTCATCGAGCACTTCGGTTTTGAAGAACTGGGGGAGGCTTTTGACGGAAACCCCGTTTTTGGAAGGGGTGGTGACGTCATACTGACAACCAACGAGGAGATGATCTACTACGACAACCTTGACCTGGCCATCGAGGAGCAGCTTGGAACCCAGCCAAAGCTCATAATTTTCGCATCGAGGCACTCCAGCAAGGCCAAGATGCCGGCTCTTACCACCCACGTTACAGGAAACTGGGGGAAAGCCATGTACGGGGGAAAGGACGAGAGCCTTGCAGTTGCCCATCCATATGCCATGAAGCTAGCTTTGCTGAAGCTTAACGAGCTCAACGATTTGGGCTGGACGGTCTGCTACGAGGCGACCCACCACGGTCCGAGCGAGCTGGATGTTCCCAGTCTGTTTATCGAGATAGGATCGAGCGAGGAGGAGTGGGTAAACGACCGTGCCGGCGAGATACTGGCCGAGACCATAGTTTATATCCTCCGCGAGCTGGACAGGGGAAGTTCCGAGAGAAAATTTGTGCCGGCCCTCGGGATCGGCGGCGGCCACTACGCCCCGAAGCAGACCAAAAGGGCCATCGAAGGGGATCTTGCGTTCGGTCACATCCTCCCGAAGTACGCCCAGCCCGTTGATGAGGCCATGCTCTTGAAGGCTATAGAAAGGACCCACGGTGGAATCGAGGCTGTATACGTGGACTGGAAGGGCACGAGGGGAGAAACCCGGCAGATGGCAAGAGAACTGGCATCGAAGCTCGGCCTTGAGTTCATCAGGGATTGA
- a CDS encoding phosphate signaling complex PhoU family protein, with the protein MEFRKIQFTGRSSYIVSLPKKWVLENNLRQGDVVPLIINPDGSITIFPKEPKDIGEQKKLEISKEYSPDMAARLVISAYIQGYDALEITFSDEMPFYKVKIRKILQGLPGVEIILDEPQRIIAKSLLDEREVNLSEILMRIRSIVLSMIGDLELLAESPGEVEVLRDLNDLENELDRFYFLTIRTVNRLLSQRAVSEESGIIKRHFDLIGILFIVRNIERIGDHIIRISENPEPLDFSRLKELFTSVLDRISDRDLKMIDKLMLELKDLIRATDSKESSAKESYRRIMEYLENIGETIINMALS; encoded by the coding sequence ATGGAATTCCGCAAGATACAATTTACCGGCAGGAGCTCATACATAGTGTCTCTTCCGAAGAAGTGGGTTCTTGAGAACAACCTGCGGCAGGGTGATGTTGTTCCGCTGATCATCAATCCCGATGGGAGCATCACGATATTTCCAAAGGAGCCGAAGGACATCGGGGAGCAAAAGAAGCTTGAAATCTCGAAGGAGTACTCTCCCGACATGGCCGCCAGACTTGTTATCTCAGCCTACATCCAAGGATACGATGCGCTGGAGATAACTTTCTCAGACGAGATGCCTTTTTACAAGGTCAAGATACGAAAGATCCTCCAGGGTCTTCCTGGTGTGGAGATAATACTCGACGAGCCCCAGAGGATAATAGCGAAGAGCCTCCTGGACGAGAGGGAGGTAAACCTCTCGGAGATACTCATGAGAATACGCTCCATAGTGCTCTCGATGATCGGGGACCTTGAGCTCCTGGCCGAGAGCCCGGGAGAGGTGGAGGTGCTCAGAGACCTGAACGACCTCGAAAACGAGCTTGACAGGTTCTACTTCCTCACGATAAGAACGGTCAACAGGTTGCTCTCCCAGAGGGCAGTTTCCGAGGAGAGCGGCATCATAAAGAGGCACTTCGATCTCATCGGGATCCTCTTCATAGTCAGGAACATCGAGAGGATCGGGGATCATATAATCCGCATCTCCGAAAATCCGGAGCCCCTCGACTTTTCCAGGCTTAAGGAACTTTTCACATCAGTTTTAGACAGGATCTCGGACAGGGATCTGAAGATGATTGACAAACTGATGCTTGAGCTCAAGGATCTCATAAGGGCCACGGATTCAAAGGAATCGAGCGCTAAGGAGAGCTACCGCAGGATTATGGAGTACCTTGAGAACATAGGGGAGACCATAATCAACATGGCCCTCAGCTGA